In Candidatus Anaeroferrophillus wilburensis, a single window of DNA contains:
- a CDS encoding YaiI/YqxD family protein, which translates to MLHIFVDADACPVKQEVYRVAGRYHLEVTLVANSWMRVPYDPRVMLEVVKSGSDAADDWIVAHVQADDIVVTADIPLASRCLRAGAQAISPTGKPFTDNNIGQAVATRGLLSELREAGALTGGPPPLHKRDRSRFLQQLDEIIQSIRRRCSVGGSS; encoded by the coding sequence GTGCTGCATATATTTGTCGATGCTGATGCCTGCCCGGTAAAACAGGAGGTCTACCGGGTTGCCGGCCGTTACCACCTTGAGGTTACTCTGGTGGCCAATTCTTGGATGCGGGTTCCGTATGATCCAAGGGTGATGCTTGAAGTTGTGAAAAGCGGCTCCGATGCGGCCGATGACTGGATTGTTGCCCATGTGCAGGCGGACGATATCGTGGTTACCGCTGACATTCCCCTTGCGAGCCGCTGCCTGCGGGCGGGAGCGCAGGCCATAAGTCCCACCGGGAAGCCGTTTACGGATAACAATATTGGTCAGGCCGTTGCGACCCGTGGCCTGTTGTCAGAACTACGTGAGGCAGGAGCATTAACCGGTGGTCCGCCGCCGTTGCATAAACGTGACCGCTCTCGTTTCCTGCAGCAGCTTGATGAGATTATTCAATCAATCCGCCGGCGTTGTTCTGTTGGGGGCAGCAGTTAA
- a CDS encoding aldehyde dehydrogenase yields MRYAETGFNLEVDLTRGNIEKVATDPRDTELYLGGLGTNAKLLWDRVPPDVEPFSPDNLLIFSAGLLCGTPATGCNRTIVSTISPQTRLMAFSMMGGFWAPELKYAGYDKVVLRGKSPDLVYLWIHNDQVEIRDASHLKGKGAIETAELIKQELHEPKAQVAAIGMAGENRVYFASIEQGRSSASRGGIGAVMGDKGVKAIVVRGTKDINIAQPAEYLELCNEVLDYIKLREGNPIPGVMPILAGLGSPQEMKVHDEKWHTENFMWGNSRTRRKDFWTDEIAKDWTETMEGARTRLISCYNCPMKCGATLSLPGLPTYMMKCFSKLTYTMAAFSDLEFGLRIAQRATEYGLDGFSTPQVMAFALELYENGILTDEDFPGMPADSEGRFYWLLDRIVRREGIGDVLADGTYWAAKKIGKGAEEYAHNNIKKTEQLPLKLSMLNPIYFLMYATGEKMNITQIEGQFPQAPFPTREQREEFVKDWIQVPDEKFKQYFLDWEMRGENSMPYYPTVDMCCDIVDWQERMHYIDDALGMCAGLSSFPLKPPYHIHNYPKFISAGSGIEMNAEKLTLAAKRYRTLVRAINIRRGMRRSDEKPPANHWKKRFPELEEQLLDAYYQLKGWNNDGIPTTETLRELSLDYVSEDFITRGILDSENSPAGPEKAEK; encoded by the coding sequence ATGAGGTACGCGGAAACAGGATTTAATCTGGAAGTTGATCTGACCCGGGGAAATATTGAGAAGGTTGCAACGGATCCAAGGGATACTGAACTGTATCTGGGGGGGCTGGGGACCAATGCCAAGCTGCTGTGGGACAGGGTGCCGCCTGATGTTGAACCTTTTTCCCCCGATAATCTTTTAATTTTCAGTGCCGGTCTTTTATGTGGCACACCGGCGACTGGCTGTAATCGGACCATTGTTTCAACCATTTCGCCGCAGACCAGGTTGATGGCATTTTCCATGATGGGCGGTTTCTGGGCACCGGAATTGAAATATGCCGGTTATGATAAGGTGGTTTTGCGAGGCAAGTCCCCAGACCTGGTGTATCTGTGGATTCACAATGACCAGGTGGAGATCCGTGATGCTTCGCATCTTAAGGGTAAAGGGGCAATTGAAACGGCAGAACTGATCAAGCAGGAGCTGCATGAGCCCAAAGCCCAGGTGGCGGCAATCGGTATGGCCGGTGAAAACCGGGTGTACTTTGCTTCCATTGAACAGGGGCGTTCCAGTGCCAGCCGCGGCGGTATCGGCGCAGTCATGGGAGATAAGGGGGTCAAGGCGATTGTGGTGCGTGGCACCAAAGATATCAATATTGCCCAGCCGGCCGAATATCTGGAGCTGTGCAACGAAGTGCTGGACTATATCAAACTTCGCGAAGGCAACCCCATCCCCGGCGTTATGCCGATCCTGGCCGGCCTCGGGTCGCCGCAGGAGATGAAAGTCCACGATGAGAAGTGGCATACAGAAAACTTCATGTGGGGTAATTCCCGTACCCGGCGCAAAGATTTCTGGACCGATGAAATTGCCAAGGATTGGACCGAGACGATGGAAGGCGCCCGGACGCGGCTGATCAGCTGCTACAACTGTCCGATGAAGTGCGGTGCCACCCTTTCCCTGCCGGGACTGCCAACCTATATGATGAAATGTTTCTCGAAACTCACCTATACCATGGCGGCCTTTTCAGACCTGGAATTTGGTTTGCGCATTGCCCAACGAGCCACCGAATATGGCCTGGACGGTTTCTCTACCCCGCAGGTGATGGCGTTTGCCCTTGAACTGTATGAAAACGGTATTCTGACCGATGAAGACTTTCCGGGCATGCCGGCTGACAGCGAGGGACGGTTCTACTGGCTGCTTGACCGAATCGTCAGGCGGGAAGGAATCGGTGATGTGCTGGCCGATGGCACCTACTGGGCAGCCAAAAAAATCGGCAAGGGGGCTGAAGAGTATGCCCATAACAATATCAAAAAAACCGAGCAGCTGCCCCTCAAACTGTCGATGCTCAATCCCATCTATTTCCTGATGTACGCCACCGGCGAGAAGATGAACATCACCCAGATTGAAGGACAGTTTCCCCAGGCGCCATTTCCCACCAGGGAGCAGCGGGAAGAATTTGTCAAGGACTGGATCCAGGTGCCTGATGAGAAGTTCAAACAGTATTTCCTTGACTGGGAGATGCGTGGTGAAAACTCCATGCCCTACTATCCGACGGTTGATATGTGCTGCGATATTGTCGATTGGCAGGAGCGCATGCACTACATCGATGATGCCCTTGGCATGTGTGCCGGTTTATCTTCCTTTCCCTTGAAGCCGCCGTACCATATCCATAATTACCCGAAATTTATTTCAGCCGGGTCCGGAATTGAGATGAATGCTGAGAAACTGACCCTGGCGGCCAAAAGGTACCGGACGTTGGTGCGGGCCATTAACATCAGAAGAGGCATGCGGCGAAGCGACGAGAAGCCGCCGGCGAACCATTGGAAGAAACGGTTTCCCGAGCTTGAAGAGCAGCTCCTGGACGCCTATTACCAGCTCAAAGGGTGGAATAATGATGGCATTCCCACTACCGAAACGTTGCGGGAGTTGTCTCTGGATTACGTCAGCGAAGATTTCATTACCCGAGGCATTCTGGATAGTGAAAATTCTCCGGCCGGACCGGAAAAAGCAGAGAAATAA
- a CDS encoding (4Fe-4S)-binding protein, whose amino-acid sequence MTGEKKTKLVKTIHINVDNCNGCRACEVICSAVHAAPKYSSNNPARSRIRIIRDPLRDIYVPVLAGEYTVAECAGRDKYVIDGKEYDECSFCRASCPSREEFKEPDSGLPLKCDMCEGEEGGPMCVKWCLVDALVYEEREEEVVDHEGPADLEVGLESLADKFGLESLQAALARLSKKD is encoded by the coding sequence GTGACAGGTGAGAAGAAAACCAAACTAGTTAAAACCATACACATTAATGTTGATAACTGCAATGGCTGCCGGGCCTGTGAGGTGATCTGCTCCGCAGTGCACGCGGCACCGAAATACAGCAGCAATAATCCAGCCAGATCCCGCATCCGGATCATTCGCGACCCCCTGAGAGACATTTATGTTCCGGTCCTGGCGGGTGAGTATACTGTTGCCGAATGTGCCGGCCGGGACAAATATGTGATTGACGGCAAGGAATATGACGAGTGTTCCTTCTGCCGGGCTTCCTGCCCTTCACGGGAGGAGTTCAAAGAACCCGATTCCGGTCTGCCGCTGAAATGCGATATGTGCGAAGGTGAAGAGGGGGGCCCCATGTGTGTCAAATGGTGCCTGGTCGATGCTCTGGTGTACGAAGAGCGGGAAGAGGAAGTTGTTGACCATGAAGGGCCGGCGGATCTGGAAGTTGGTCTGGAGTCACTGGCCGACAAGTTCGGCCTGGAGTCACTGCAGGCTGCCCTGGCCCGCTTGTCAAAGAAGGACTAA